In the Gorilla gorilla gorilla isolate KB3781 chromosome 1, NHGRI_mGorGor1-v2.1_pri, whole genome shotgun sequence genome, CACTCTATGTGCAAGAGACTGAGAAGGCAGAGGAGGCCCTGTATATTGAGGAGGCCATGCAGCCAGCTGAGGCTCTGCATGTGGAGGAGCCTGGGAATCCAGAGGAGACAGTGTGTGTGGAGGAAACCACGGAGCCAGATCGGATACAGTTTGTGGAGGGGCCCGTGGAGCCAGGAAAGCCCACAAGCCCAGAGCAGGTTGTTTATGAGGGAGAGACAGTCACAAGGGCGGAGAAATCTAACCCTGAGGAGAGCCTCAGAGCCGAGCAGAGCCCCAGCATGGAGGAGAACCTGAGCATAGAGGACCTGGAATTGCTAGAGGGGCGTTTCCAGCAGTGTGTCCAAGCTGTGGCCCAGCTGGAAGAGGAGAGGGATCAGCTCATCCATGAGCTTGTATTGCTCCGGGAACCAGCCCTGCAGGAGGTACAGCAAGTCCATCAAGACATCCTGGCTGCCTACAAGCTCCATGCCCAAGCAGAGCTGGAGAGAGATGGCCTAAGGGAGGAGATCCGGCTGGTCAAGCAGAAGCTTTTCAAAGTGACGAAGGAATGTGTGGCCTACCAATACCAGCTGGAGTGCCGCCAGCAGGACGTGGCTCAGTTTGCCGATTTCCGGGAAGTGCTGACTACAAGGGCAACCCAGCTCTCAGAGGAACTGGCCCAGCTCCGGGATGCCTATCAGAAGCAGGAGGAGCAGCTGCGGCAACAACTAGAAGCCCCTCCAAGCCAGAGGGATGGGCACTTTCTCCAGGAAAGCCGGCGACTCTCTGCCCAGTTTGAAAATCTCATGGCAGAGAGCCGCCAGGACCTGGAGGAGGAGTATGAGCCTCAGCTCCTGCGGCTCCTAGAGAGGAAAGAAGCTGGGACCAAAGCTCTGCAGAGAACCCAGGCTGAGATCCAGGAAATGAAGGAGGCTCTGAGACCCCTGCAAGCAGAGGCCCGGCAGCTCCGCCTGCAAAACAGGAACCTGGAGGACCAGATCGCACTTGTGAGGCAAAAACGAGATGAAGAGGTGCAGCAGTACAGGGTAGGCCCACTGGGCATGAAAAGAACTGAGGTCTTTTAACCTGGGGAAAGAGTGGCCAGAGTCCAAGGTCTTTGGGGCTGAAAGATAGTGTCACATGTAGGAAGAAAAATTTGTTCTTTGGGGCCACGcaattttttctccattcttcattcattcaggcCCATGCTAGGGACTAGAAGTTAtctgcactgttttttttttttttttgagatggagtctcgctctgtcgcccaggctagagtgcagtggtgcgatctcagctcactacaagctctgcctcctgggttcatgccattctcctgcctcagcctcctgagtagctgggactacaggtgcccaccaccatgcccggctatttttttgtatttttagtagagtcggggtttcactgttgctaactaggatggtctggatctcctgacctcatgatccgcctgccttggcctcccaaagtgctgggattacaggcgtgagccaccgcgcccggcctgcactctgtttttttgcgacagggtcttgctgtcacttaggctggtacagtggcatgatcacagctaactgcagccttgacctctcaggttcaagcgatcctcccacctcagcctcttgagtagctgggaccacaactgtgcaccaacatgcccagctaattttttctttttttgagacaggtgcAATCTTGAGGGCTCACTGCACCTcaaacttcctgggctcaagcgatcctcctgccttagcgcccccaagcagctgggactacaagtgtgtgccaccatacctggctaattttttgtagagacagggtttcaccacgtggcccaggctggatttgaactcctgagctcaagctatccgcctgccttggcctcccaaagagctaggattataggtgtg is a window encoding:
- the SYNC gene encoding syncoilin isoform X2 is translated as MASPEPRRGGDGAAQAARKTRAEANSPLPKNSGSLNEAEALNPEVTLSSEGSLNLEDILYLEDTGDLDETLYVQETEKAEEALYIEEAMQPAEALHVEEPGNPEETVCVEETTEPDRIQFVEGPVEPGKPTSPEQVVYEGETVTRAEKSNPEESLRAEQSPSMEENLSIEDLELLEGRFQQCVQAVAQLEEERDQLIHELVLLREPALQEVQQVHQDILAAYKLHAQAELERDGLREEIRLVKQKLFKVTKECVAYQYQLECRQQDVAQFADFREVLTTRATQLSEELAQLRDAYQKQEEQLRQQLEAPPSQRDGHFLQESRRLSAQFENLMAESRQDLEEEYEPQLLRLLERKEAGTKALQRTQAEIQEMKEALRPLQAEARQLRLQNRNLEDQIALVRQKRDEEVQQYREQLEEMEERQRQLRNGVQLQQQKNKEMEQLRLSLAEELSTYKAMLLPKSLEQADAPTSQ
- the SYNC gene encoding syncoilin isoform X1; translated protein: MASPEPRRGGDGAAQAARKTRAEANSPLPKNSGSLNEAEALNPEVTLSSEGSLNLEDILYLEDTGDLDETLYVQETEKAEEALYIEEAMQPAEALHVEEPGNPEETVCVEETTEPDRIQFVEGPVEPGKPTSPEQVVYEGETVTRAEKSNPEESLRAEQSPSMEENLSIEDLELLEGRFQQCVQAVAQLEEERDQLIHELVLLREPALQEVQQVHQDILAAYKLHAQAELERDGLREEIRLVKQKLFKVTKECVAYQYQLECRQQDVAQFADFREVLTTRATQLSEELAQLRDAYQKQEEQLRQQLEAPPSQRDGHFLQESRRLSAQFENLMAESRQDLEEEYEPQLLRLLERKEAGTKALQRTQAEIQEMKEALRPLQAEARQLRLQNRNLEDQIALVRQKRDEEVQQYREQLEEMEERQRQLRNGVQLQQQKNKEMEQLRLSLAEELSTYKGCLEIYGQICNPETAKNFLAKDH